Proteins co-encoded in one endosymbiont 'TC1' of Trimyema compressum genomic window:
- a CDS encoding class I SAM-dependent methyltransferase, giving the protein MFFLKTGGLIGIMVYNGYEGGSEEEEAVKNFLKTLSQKEYNVVVLNHLNRPEDPPYPIVIEKIKDE; this is encoded by the coding sequence TTGTTTTTTCTCAAAACAGGAGGACTAATCGGAATAATGGTATATAATGGTTACGAGGGTGGCAGTGAAGAAGAGGAAGCTGTTAAGAATTTTCTTAAAACACTATCACAAAAAGAGTACAATGTTGTGGTCTTAAATCATCTGAATCGACCAGAGGATCCTCCTTATCCAATTGTAATTGAAAAAATAAAGGATGAGTAA